A single Gammaproteobacteria bacterium DNA region contains:
- a CDS encoding hypothetical protein (Evidence 5 : Unknown function), protein MTLLHGFYPVRSHNSDELWLEVESLIDKTKGILVIDDSTLDKPYARQIDLVNYHWSGKHHATVPGINLITLLWTDGDSYVPCDYRIYTKRLPAKAGRFL, encoded by the coding sequence ATGACGCTTTTACACGGCTTTTATCCCGTAAGGAGCCACAATTCAGATGAATTGTGGCTGGAAGTAGAATCCCTCATCGATAAAACCAAAGGGATTTTGGTTATCGATGATTCAACTCTTGACAAGCCTTACGCTCGTCAAATCGACCTGGTCAATTATCATTGGTCAGGGAAACATCATGCAACCGTTCCAGGAATCAACCTGATTACGCTGCTTTGGACGGACGGCGATAGTTACGTCCCCTGTGATTATCGAATTTATACTAAACGACTACCGGCTAAAGCCGGTAGGTTTCTCTAA
- a CDS encoding hypothetical protein (Evidence 5 : Unknown function) — MIKSMTYSINFRRKVLAIQKQEQLTYAEAASRFGIGIATLTRWRSRLEPKL; from the coding sequence ATGATTAAATCCATGACATATTCAATTAATTTCCGTCGCAAAGTACTCGCCATACAAAAACAAGAACAGCTCACTTACGCAGAAGCCGCAAGCCGATTTGGAATTGGGATTGCTACTTTGACGCGGTGGCGTTCACGCCTGGAGCCAAAACTATAG